In Acinetobacter wanghuae, the sequence TTTGATCAGACATTACTTGCAGTGCATAACTTTGATTGGCTGCACAGATACAAGCTACGAGAAAATTTAATTTTATTATTGCTCTCACTCCAATTTCCTTTTGAAAGTATCAATAATTAGCAACGCGCATTCGCATTGCCTGTGCAATTAAAACCAAAAATCTTTAAATCACCGGACATATGCAAATTCCCATGCATATTAACGCCCATAAATCCTTTTTCACGCCCTTTATCAAAAGTTCCTATAGAAAGGGTTTGTCCATCATCCGCATAAGTTCCATCTGTCTTCTTATAGAACGTCTTAAAAGTATCTTCATACTTAGACAGCTTCATATAGCCTTTATCTTTTTCTGTTTTCCCTCCATTTTCATCAGTTTCTATACTTAAAGTTTCAAATCCTAAATTTCTTATTTTTATAGGGTTTGCATCACTAAATCTAACATTTAAAGCCGTCTTAGGAGTTAAGGCTGGATCAGCATAAACTATTGTAGAGCCTTCAATAGCAAAACTATCAATTTGCACTGTTCCTTGAATCTTTTTAAAAACTAGCCATTTCTGATTTTCATTTTCATCTTTATGATTATTTGGCGAAAATGCTAATCGGCACTGAATATCATTTTTACAGCTATATCCATAATAAACTTCCTTATCGCCTTGATTATTTACCCCCCAAATGTCTGTTAAAGACATTTCGTTCGCGTAGCGGTGATTTAAAGATAGTGTCCAGCTTAGATCAGCGCCGCCTTGACCATAAGTATTTTGCATTTGAGATGAATCTAAATTTGTTAATGTAGCATGCGCTATGCCAGTTAAAAAAAATAATCCAGTAAAATAAGATTTATTGATCATTATCTTCATCCTTATAATCCTGTAGTTTTAATCTTTAAATGCTGAATAAGAACCCCATCTATCGCAACAGAACCAAGATTAACTGGACTACCTGATAAGTTTTTAAAAACGATACCTGTTGCATTGCTTCCTGTTCCTGCATTAATTCGCTTAGTAGATGCATCATATGCTGCTGTACCAATTGTAATACTGCTATGAGTTGCCGCACTGCTCTGATATGTTGCACCGCCAATAGAAATATTTTTACCGCACTCATATACACTGCATGTTGAACCTGAAATCTCATATATGCCTGTAGTACCAGTTTCAGGATTTTTGACTGAAAGAGAAGCCTTTCCTGTACTAGAGTCAACTGTGATATTTTTATTAGCACTATCAGTGTCTGAGTAATAATTATAAATTTTAGTATATATTTCAGGAATATTTGGGATTCTTGTTATTTCTAAAATAATATTATTGGTATCAGACCCAATAATAAATGGCTGATACATATTACCCAGTACTAAGTTAATATTAGGACTGTACAAATATAATCCTTCATTCTTATTAAACAGTGGTGCTGTTCCACCATTTAATGCTGGCGTAGCAGCTGCTGGCGTAACTGCAGGCTCCTGTTCAGCGGTACTGATACGAATTGCTTTATTATTATTAAGCGCAGTAAAGCTAACATTGCTTGGAGTTAAGTCTGTATTTAGCCTTAAAATACTTGCCATACCTAAAGTCGAATTATACTGACTGTTCTCGGCATTCTTTGTTTCCATTGTTTGGAACAATCTCAATTGCGTACCGTCAATTGACAATCCATTTGCTACAAATTGAAGCCTTAATCTCGAGTTTGCAGACAAATCACTGCTATCTATCGGAGCTCCTGTTGCTTCATCTACTAAATAATCAGAATTCCAGCTCCTTGAAAATAAATCAGCCCAGAATCCCATTTTAAACACATTAGGAGATAATGTTGAAAGCAATGGAGCCTCAAGAGCTAAATACCCTACATCTCCTGGTGTATTCTCAAATTGGCGTACGCCTTTTTCTGTACCCGCCCTAAAAAGCCAAGGATTTTCTGCGGTCCCCCAATTAAATCCACTATTACTGAATCTTTGATTTAAATCACTATTCGACGCTGAAAGCGCAAGACCGTAAATAAATACATCAGCTTTATTCTTAGTGTTTCCAAAAGCAGCGACAGCCTTTGTACGCAAACTTGACCGGCTCTCAGCTGTATCCAAAACATTTTTAACATCACTATCAACTTGCTGTGCAGCATAATTCTGCATAAGCAAGCTTGTTCTTGCATTGGCTAAGAAATCAGCTTCATTATTAATTTTTGCTGTGACTCTATTTTCTATTTCGTTGATCCATGCTGTTGTCTTCAAATCTGCATTTGCATCTGCTATAGCGGCAGCTTCCTTTCTTTCTTTACTCCATGTTCCATAACTCCATACATTGCTGTATTTATTATCCAGATAATATTGTATACGCTGGGAATATACCGTATCTGGAGTGGCTCTAGATGTCTCAAAATTTTTAAAATCCGTATAGCGTAAATTCCTTACCTCAGCTTTAGCCAAAACCAGCTGCTGATTATAGATATTTGTTTTTTGAGCAGCATTATTCAAAGAAGAGTTATAAACATTCGCTTTAGAAGTCGCATATTGCGCTTGATACGCTTTTTGATATTCCTGTTCATATAATTTTGAAAATTCTTTTTGATAACTACCACCCGTTGGAATAATACGAATAAAGCCAGTGTCATATGCTTCAGGTTTCTTATAAGGATCTATAGCGTTGTAAGTTGAATTTTTAGAAATATCATTCGGTCCTTGAAATACCATCTTGAAGTTATCTAAAACAAGTGCAACACCTTCACCGGTTGTATCAGAAAGTGAATGATCAGAGAGTTCCTGCATAGCATGTGCAGTAGGGAGCATCATTAAGCCAATGGTTAAAGCTAAATAACGTCTACGAAAACGATGAAAACGTACCAATTCTGTCATTTCTAACTTCCTTCTTTTATGATGCTCCGCATCTCTATCCTGCTAGCTTCCCAGCCTTCGCCATTCAATTTATACGACGCATTCCGCATCTATTTTTATAGATATACAGCATCTATTATGCTTATTTTTAATCCAGATACCAAAGTCAACCGACTAAAAAACACAAGTTTCCGATGAATGAAATCTCAAAAAAAGAAACGGGGCAAAATGCCCCGTTTATTCAATATCTTAACAATTTTATGCTTTTGGCAAAGTGACGCCTGTTTGACCTTGGTATTTACCACCACGGTCTTTATACGAGGTTTCACATACTTCATCTGATTCGAAGAACAGCATTTGTGCCACGCCTTCACCCGCGTAGATACGCGCAGGCAAGTTGGTTGTATTTGAGAACTCCAATGTCACATGACCTTCCCATTCAGGTTCAAGCGGTGTGACGTTCACAATAATACCGCAACGTGCATAAGTCGATTTACCCAAGCAAACCGTTAATACATTACGTGGAATGCGGAAGTATTCAACCGTACGTGCTAAAGCAAATGAGTTTGGTGGAATAATACACACATCAGATTCGATATCGATAAAGCTTTTATCATCAAAGTTTTTCGGGTCAACAATCACCGAATGAACATTGGTAAACACTTTAAATTCGCGTGCGCAACGTACATCATAGCCATAGCTTGATACGCCATAAGAAATGAGTTTTTCACCATTTTCATCGAGGCGAACTTGGTTTTCTGCATACGGTTCAATCATGCCGTGTTTTTCGCTCATTTCGCGAATCCAACGATCAGACTTAATAGCCATTTAATTTCTATCCAAAAAGCTTAAATTCAAGATTAGATGTACTTTAACTGAAAACACGCTTAATGAAAATAAGTCAGGTGAGCAGCGTCCTGATTTGCATTCAGATGGGTAGAGATATTAAAGATGAATCAATGCGATTTTGATGCGTTGTAAATTTAAAAATTAAAATATAGCTCTATAAAAATAAAGCCTGTCGAAACAGGCTTGAAACGTACCAAAGCAAATTTACAGCATTAGAAAATACGTGATTGGTCTTTTTCAACTTTTGGTAATTGCGCGGCAATTTTGGCTGCTATCGCTAAGTAACTTTCTGCTGCTGCATCACCTGCAATGACGGATGGTTTACCTAAATCGGCATTTTCACGTATAGATGCATTTAACGGTAAACGTCCGAGTAATGGGATTTGATACTGTTCAGCAAGTTGATCACCACCGCCTGTACCAAAGATTTGCTCTTCATGACCGCAGTTTGAGCAGACATGAGTCGACATATTTTCAATCACGCCCATGACCGGAATTTGTACACGGTTAAAGAGTTCAATGCCTTTGGTCGCATCAAGCAGTGCCACGTTTTGTGGTGTGGTCACAATCACCGCACCGGTTACCGGAATGCGCTGCGCCAAAGTCAATTGAATATCGCCTGTGCCCGGTGGCATATCAATCATCAAAACGTCAAGATCAGGCCACAAGGTTTGGTTAAACAATTGCATTAAAGCACCCGTCGCTTTTGGACCGCGCCAAGCCACAGGGGTATTGTTATCCCCTGTTAAATGACCAATCGACAGTACCGCCATGCCATAGGCTTCAATAGGTACAAATTGTTCTGCTTCTATCATTGGCGTGCGACCAGCATTACCCAGCATAGTCGGAATACTTGGACCATAAATATCAGCATCCAATACCCCTACTTTTAAACCCATTTGCTGCAAAGCCAGTGCAAGGTTCACAGTCGTCGTTGATTTACCCACTCCACCCTTACCAGATGACACCAAAATCACATTTTTAATGCGTGGATGTTTTGGTACATCACGTTGCTGTGGTGCAGGTTTTTGAATTGGGGGGTTATTTGCATCGACTTCTGTCGTTTGTTCTGCTTTAGCTGCTGTTTTCGGCACGCTTGCTGAAGCATCCACCACAGGCGGTAAGTTATTTTTAGCAGATGTAGGTTCAGCTTTTTGGCTTGAACAGCTTTCGCCTTCGCTATGATTGTGTCCACAGCCGCCTTCTTTGCCGTGACCACCTGTTTTTTGTTGAATCACATGCATATTCAATTCTTGAATACCGCATTTTTCTAAGGCATCGGCAAGTTCATCATGTATTTGTTGCAGTTGGTCTTTTTCGCTTGGCAGTGTATTGATGGTAATTTGCAGCACCGCACCTTGTACGTTCACCTGTGTAATTCGATTTTTTAAAGCATTACTCGAATTTGGCAAAACGTAGTTTTGTAGTACCTGCTGAACCGCTTCCTCGTTTACCTCTTGCGAAGGTTTAAAAACCGATTTAAGCGAAGAAAGCCACGACATAGGTTACTCCAAAACTGTGAATAGTCATCTGAATGGCTTAGTTTAACGAGGTTTTAACCGAAGGTTAAGTATTGCTTTTTCTTGCATGCCGATATTGCATAAAAAAAACCAAGCAATTTGCTTGGTTTTTTTAATTTCACTGGCGTTAAGCCTGATCGTCTTTTTTAAATTTAGCCAACGTATCACTGGCTTTTTGTTTCAGCTCACCAAATTTGGTCGTCGCTTGTGCCTTCAGATCATCAAATTTATCAAGTGCATCATGCTTCAGATCTTGTGCTTTCTCTTTCGCGACATCCAATTTAGCACTCGCTTCTTCCTTTAAGTGCGCCAAGTTTGATGCTGAATCAGAAGTTGTATCTTCGGTATTGTCTTTTAAAGCTTCAACTGTTTCTTTGGCATTTTCTTTAATAGTGTCGGCTTTTTCTTCAACCGCATGCTGTGCTTCTAACGCTGTTTCACTCAGCTTATGACCTGTTTTTTGTGCCTGCTCTTTTATTTCATTTAAATGCTTATTGTTACTCATGCAAAATACTCCGTCGCAAGTTCACTTCATTTCCCTATTAGGTATAGCGCAATTCCGAGCCAATTCATGTGAAAACTGCATTTTGCAACAGAGATGCTACACAATGTTGCATGTATAGCATCTGCATTTGACCAAGAGATTTGTCGTTTTGCTTAGGCTTTGACGGTACTCATGAAACTGACCGCAGAGAACAACCAAATAAATAAGATAAAACTACGTGCTTGGTTAAAGTTTTCTACATCTGTGCCATGCAGCATATTATGACGCGTCATGGTCACATTCGAGCTTGAGTCCATTTTATAAGCCGCAAGTTCGGCAAAGTACGGATTCAATTCAATCGCAATTTTTGACTTATGCCACAAGCTTTTAATCTCGTTTGCTTTTAAACCCGGCACAATTTTATAAACATCGACAAACTTG encodes:
- the dcd gene encoding dCTP deaminase, which produces MAIKSDRWIREMSEKHGMIEPYAENQVRLDENGEKLISYGVSSYGYDVRCAREFKVFTNVHSVIVDPKNFDDKSFIDIESDVCIIPPNSFALARTVEYFRIPRNVLTVCLGKSTYARCGIIVNVTPLEPEWEGHVTLEFSNTTNLPARIYAGEGVAQMLFFESDEVCETSYKDRGGKYQGQTGVTLPKA
- the apbC gene encoding iron-sulfur cluster carrier protein ApbC, which gives rise to MSWLSSLKSVFKPSQEVNEEAVQQVLQNYVLPNSSNALKNRITQVNVQGAVLQITINTLPSEKDQLQQIHDELADALEKCGIQELNMHVIQQKTGGHGKEGGCGHNHSEGESCSSQKAEPTSAKNNLPPVVDASASVPKTAAKAEQTTEVDANNPPIQKPAPQQRDVPKHPRIKNVILVSSGKGGVGKSTTTVNLALALQQMGLKVGVLDADIYGPSIPTMLGNAGRTPMIEAEQFVPIEAYGMAVLSIGHLTGDNNTPVAWRGPKATGALMQLFNQTLWPDLDVLMIDMPPGTGDIQLTLAQRIPVTGAVIVTTPQNVALLDATKGIELFNRVQIPVMGVIENMSTHVCSNCGHEEQIFGTGGGDQLAEQYQIPLLGRLPLNASIRENADLGKPSVIAGDAAAESYLAIAAKIAAQLPKVEKDQSRIF